The nucleotide window GACCTGGTAAGGCTTCATCGGCGGCCGCTTGGAGCCGCGATAATACACGTCGCCTTCCTGCGGATGGTAGAACCCGCTGATGACGTTGAGCATGGAGGATTTGCCCGCCCCGTTGGGCCCGATAATGGCGCGGATTTCTCCTTCGCGCACGTCGAACGAGATGTCCTTGATCGCCTCGACCCCGCCGAACCTGAGCGTGATCCCCCGCATCTCCATCACCACCGGCCCGATGGTCCGCCCGTCGGCGGTGACGTAGCTTTCTGTCGCGTTATCAAGCATTTATTCCGCCCCTTCCCGCGACGCCTGCGCGGCCCTGAAGATCAGCGCGCCGATCAGCCCGTAGATGACCAGCGCGATCAGCGCCCAGACGAAATTCGCCTCGATCACCCCCGGCATTCCGATCACCAGCGCCGCCAGCCCGCACAGGCCAAGCGCGCCGCTTTGCACGATCATCGCGCCCTTGCTCACGTACCGCCCCGCCACCCACGACGCGACAAAACCCAGCAAGAAGAAACCGACCGCCACAAGGGTCATGGGCGCACCTCCCGCGGGATGGGGGGCGGGGCGTCGCGCCTGCACGCGCGTCCGCCCGTCATTCCGCAGCCATCCGGTTCGCATCGACCGGCACCGTGGCCGCATCGCGGATTTCCAACGTCGCCGAGATCTTGCCCTTCCGGCCATCCTCGTAGGTCACTTCCGTCTCGGTGTATTTCTCGGACGATCCGTCATAAAGCGCCTCGATCAACTCGCCGAATTTCTCCTCGATGATCCGCCGCCGCACCTTGCGGGTCCGCGTCAGCTCTCCGTCATCGGCGTCCAGCTCCTTGTGCAGCACGAGGAACCGCGCGACTTGGCAGTGGGACAGCATCGGGTCCTCCGCGACGGAGCGGTTCACCGCCTCAACGTGGGATTGGATCGAATCCAGCACCTGGGGATGCCCCGCCAATTCCTGGTAGGAGGCATAGGCGATGTTGTTGCGCTCCGCCCAATTGCCCACAGCGCTCAGGTCGATATTGATGAACGCGGTGCAGAACTCCCGCTCGTTTCCGAAGACCACGGCCTCCAGAATATCGGGATAGAACTTCAGCTTGTTCTCCACGAATTTCGGCGCGAATAACCCGCCCTGGGCCATTTTGCCCACATCCTTGGCGCGGTCGAGGATGCGCAGATGTCCGGTGTCCTCCTCGATGAAGCCTGCGTCGCCGGTGGCCACCCAACCCTCCGCATCCTTGGTGGAGGCCGTGCTTTCGGGGTTCTTGAAATACTCCACGAACGTACCGGGCGAGCGGTAGAAAACTTCCCCGTTATCGCCGATCTTCAATTCCACCCCGGGCGACGGCACGCCGACCGTATCGGGGCGCACTTCGTGGTCGGGTTGCTGGGTGATGAAGACACTCGCCTCCGTCTGCCCGTAAAGCTGCTTCAGGTTGATCCCGAGCGCGCGGTAGAAATCGAAAATCTCCGGCCCGATCGCCTCCCCCGCGGTATAGCCCACGCGCACGCGGCTCATGCCGAGCGTATTCTTGAGCGGTCCGATCACCAGAAGGTTGTCGAGCGCATAGGCCAGCTTTTCGCCGCCCGAGACGGGCTTGCCGTCCAGGATCTTGGGGCCTGTCACCTTGGCGCGCGCCATGGCGCGGTCAAACAGGCCCTTCTTGAATTTCCCCGCATCCTCCATCCGGATCATCACGGAGGTCAGCAGCGTCTCGAACACACGCGGCGGGGCGAAGAAATAGGTCGGCCCGATCTCCCGCAGATCCATCATCATCGTGTCGGCACTTTCGGGGCAATTCACGCAGAACCCGGTCCAGTACGCCTGCCCGATGGAGAAGATGAAATCCCCCACCCAGGCCATCGGCAGATAGGCCAGCACCTCGTCATCGGGCCGCAACCCGTCGAATTCGGAGGAGGATTTCGACGCCTCGATGATATTGCGGTTCGACAGGACAACGCCCTTCGGCTTGCCCGTCGTGCCGGAGGTGTAGAGCATCACGCAGGTGCTGTCATAGGTCAGCTCCGCCTCGCGGGCGGCCAGATCGTCTTTCAGGCTCGCGCCCGCTGCGGCGCCCTTGGCCTGCACATCTTCCAGCGCATGCAGAGCGCCGTGGTCGTATTTCCGCATCCCGCGCTTTTCGACGTAGATCACGTGCTCGATGCCGTGCAGCGTTTCCTGCGCCTCGATCACCTTGTCGACCTGTTCCTGGTCGCCCGCGATCACGAACCGCGCGCCGCAATGGTCGAGCACGTAAGTCATCTCTTCCGCGACGGCATCCTGGTAGAGCGGGACGGGCACGGCGCCCGCCATTTCCACCGCGACCATCGACCAGTAGAGCGCGGGGCGGTTGCGGCCGATGACGGCAACGTAATCGCCCCGGTTCAGGCCAAGCTCCAAGAGGCCGAGGGCGATCTTCTCGATCTCGTCGGCCGTCTCGGCCCAGGTCCAGCTTTGCCAGATCCCGAATTCCTTTTCGCGGTAGGCGGGGCTATCACCGAAGCGCGTCGCGTTACGGCGAAGCAGCGCAGGCACGGATTGCGGCGCGCCCGAAGGCGGTGTCGTATCAGCCAAGATGTCCTCCCTATCACCGGTTTTTCACCGATGCACACGCACCGCGTCCCTTGTTCGGACAAGACGCTGGCCGCGCCCCTTAACGTGCCACAGAAGAGATGTCGGTCAAGCGTTACCTGACTTTTTCGCAATCCTTTCGAATTGTAACAGGCCGTTCAGGGGCCTTGGCGCGGGTCGTGCGCCAAGCTAGCCATGGGGGCGGAGGGACGTTTGAGCCATGCCACGCGAACGCATCACGGAGAGCTTTACCCGCGCCGGTCTGAACCTGATCCAGCAGGCGCTGTCGATCTACGATGCCGATTTGCGGCTGGCCGTCAGCAACCGCCCGTTCCAGGAGATGTTCGGCCTGCCCGAACGTCTGGTCAGTCCGGGCGCCGGGTTCGAAGATACGATCCGCTACCTTGTCGAAAGCGGTGAATATGGCGCGGTCGACGACGTGGACGATTTCGTGCGAACCCGCGTCGAACAGGCCCGCGCGTTTCAACCCCATTACATGGAACGCACCCGCGCGAATGGCCGGACCATCTCCGTCGAAGGCTCGCCCCTGCCCGATGGTGGCTGGGTCACGGTCTATACCGACATCACCCCCGCCAAGCGGCAGGAGGCGCTTTTGCGCGCCCGGTCCGAGGAATTGTCCGACCAGCTTCTGTCCCACGCGGAGGAGCTGTCGCGCACAAACCGCCAGTTGGAGGCCACGATCGCCCAATTGCAGGAGGCGAAGGCCGCCTTGGGGGAGTTGGAGGCCCGCACCCGCACCGTGACGGAGATGACGCCCGCCCACATCGCCCATGTCGATGCGGACGGATATTACACCTTCACCAACCGCCGCCTGTCGTCGCTTTTGCCCGGGCGGCAAAGCGATATCGTCGGACGATCCTTCGCGGAGGCGCTCGGGGCGGACACCGCGGCCATGTTGCAGCCCAAGCTTGCCGCGGCCGCCGATGGCACGCCGACGCTGACGGAATTCACCGATCCCAGTTCCGGGCGGCGCATCCGCACGGCCTTCACGCCCGACGAACGCGGCGAGGGCGGGGTGTACCTTCTGTCCACCGACGTCACCCAGGAAACCCAGGCCCGCGCGGCGCTGGAGCAGACCCACAAGAGAGAGATGGCGGCGCAACTCACCAGTGGCCTTGCCCACGATTTCGCCAACCTGCTGACCATCATCCTCGGCCTGCAAACGCAGTTGGAGAAGATGCCCCTGCCCGACGGCGCAAAGGACCTGACGGCGGCCACGCGCCTTGCGGTGCGGCGCGGCGGGCGATTGCTCGACAAGATCGCCGACATGACCGGCGCGCGGGAGGTGCGGCCCGCCCCGGTCGTGATCGACGACTTCCTCGCCAGTTTCGAGCCGCTGGCCCGCGCGACCCTGCCCGGTTCGGTGACGCTCGACCTGCAGAACGCCCTGTCGCACAAGGCCCTGATGCTGGATGCGGGATCGGTCCAGGACGGGCTTTTGAACCTGGTCCTGAATGCCCGCGACGCGATGGAGGGCAAGGGGGCGATCACCGTGAGCTTGCGCGACGTCAAGGGGACGTGGCTGGAGATCCGCGTCACCGATACCGGCCCGGGCTTTTCGGACGCCGCGTTAGACAGTGCGCTCAATCCGTTTTTCACCACCAAGGGGCAGGACGGTTCGGGCCTTGGCCTGACAATGGTCTACGACCTTGTGAAGCTGGCGGGCGGCACGGTGCAGATCGGCAATACCGAAGGCGGCGCGCAGGTCCTTCTGCGCCTGCCGCTGCGCCCCGTGACCGATGAGACGCAGCCGCGCCTGATCCTCTTGGTCGATGACGTGGACGAGATCCGCACGCAGGTGCGGGAGGATCTGATCGGCCTCGGCCACAGGGTGCTGGAGGCCGCATCGGCGGAGGAGGCGCTGGCCCTTGCCGATCTTCCGGGCCTTGATTGGGTCCTGTCGGATATTCGCCTGGGCGCGGTGGATGGCGTGGCGCTTCTGACGGATATCGCCGCGCATCACCCGCATCTGCACCTCGCCCTCATGACGTCCCTGCCCGCATCCGATCCGCTGCGGATGACGGGGGCACGGCGCTGGCCGGTACTGGACAAGCCGGTCGATCCCGGCGCGCTTCACGCGCTGATGACCCAAGAGGTCGCGGCATGAGCGCGCCCCTCGTCACGATCCTGGATGATGAGCCGCAGATCCGCGCGATGCTGTCCGATGCCCTGACGGAGGCCGGGTTCCGCACCCTCACCTTCGCCCGCGCGACGGAGTTCGAGGCGGCGTTGCGCAAGACCACGCCCGATGTCTGCCTTGTCGATCTGGGCCTGCCGGACCGGGACGGGCTGGCGCTGGTGCATCGGCTGGCGCTCGAATCCGGGTCGTCGATCATCATCATCTCTGGCCGCGCGCAGGTGCAGGATCGCGTGACAGGGCTGGAGCTGGGGGCGGACGACTACATCATCAAGCCGTTCGATCCGGTGGAGGTCGTGGCCCGCGTCCGTGCCCGCCTGCGCAGCCCGAAAGCACCCGATCGTGCGCAGGCCGTTGCCATGTTCAACGGCTGGACCGCGTCCTTCGACAGCTACACGCTGGTGGCCGAAGACGGGTCGCAAACACCGTTTTCCCACGCGGAGGGGGAGGTGCTGCGCCTGTTCCTCGAATCGCCGAAACGCCTGATCTCCCGCCAGCAGATGCAGGAAAGCCTGGGCGGGGCGGCGGGCGAAAGTTTTGACAGGGCGATGGATGTCCGCATCTCGCGCCTGCGCACGAAGCTGCGCGAAGACCCGAAAAACCCGCGCCTGATCAAGACGATCTACGGCGCGGGTTATATCTTTCTCGGTGAAGTGCGCTGGACCTAGTCCGCGATGGCGCGGGCTTCGTCCAGCACCGCTTCCAATTCTGCCAGCATGTCGGCAAGCGCCTGGCGGTCCGGACCTTCCGGCACTTCGGCCATGGCGTCGTGGAAAGCGTCGGTCACGTATTCCTCTCCGTCGATGGCGCGTTCCAGCGCGTCGTCGTCGATCTCATCGAACAGGGCACGGAGCGAGATGACGGTCTTGTTCACCGTCGTCATGACAGAGCCGTCGGTGTCCGGCGTGCCGCCCATCCCGTTGATGAGGGAGGCAAGCTGACCGGCATGAACCCGGTGGATCTCGTGGATCTTGCGCAGGATCGGCAGAACCTCTGCCTCGGCCTCTTCGACCATTTTGTCGTAGCCGGCCAGCGCGTCACAGGTGCGCGTCAGGGCTTTCTGGATGGCGTCGATATCGGCGCGGGTTTCGTCGGCTTCGATCGGTTGCACGGGCGGGTAGGGGGCGGCGGGGGTGGCCATGGCGGGTCTCCGTCACATTGGGTTTCAGAATGTCGTCTGGCAGATCAACCCGCAAAACCGGTGATCGGTTCCCCCGTCCGGCAGCGCCTGCTAGCGTCGGCGCGTTGCTGTCCGCAATCGAAGGGTCCGCCATGCCACATCTCTGGGTTCGCGCCGAGGAGCGCGCCAATGAACGCCGCGTCGGGATCACACCCAAAGGGGTGCAGGCGCTTCTGGCTGCCGGTTTTCAGGTGACGGTGGAGGATAGCGCCACGCGGATCATCCCCGCGCAGGAGTACCGGGACGCGGGTGCGACCACTGCACAGGCCGGCACGTGGCGGGACGCGCCGCACGATGCGATCATCTTCGGGCTTAAGGAACTGCCCGGGGATACGGGGCCGCTTGTTCACCGGCACATCCTTTTCGGCCATGCGTTCAAGGGCCAACCATCCGGCCCCGACCTGCTGCGCCGGTTTCGCGAAGGCGGCGGGGCGCTCTATGATCTGGAATACCTCGTGGATGACACCGGACGCCGGGTATCGGCCTTCGGGTTCTGGGCGGGCTATGTGGGTGCGGCGCTGTCGATCCTGGCCTGGGCGGCGGCGCAGGGCGGCAGCAAGATGCAAGCCGTTACCGACTGGGACCACAAGGAGGCGTTGATCCTCGACGTGACGGAGGCATTGGCCCGCATCGGCCATAGGCGCCCCACCGCCATCATCATCGGCGCCCTTGGTCGCACCGGCACCGGGGCATCCGCATTTTGCGAGGCGATGGGCGTCGCCCCCACCGGCTGGGACATGGCGGAGACGGCGAAAGGCGGCCCCTTCCCCGAGATCCTGACCCACGACATCTTTCTCAACTGCATCCTCGCCTCCCCCGGCGTGCCGGTCTTCGTGCCGGACAACGCCCGCTCAGAGCCGCGCCGCCTGTCAGTGATCGGCGACATCGCATGCGACCCGGACAGCGCCTATTCCCCGATCAAGGTCTATGACCGTGTGACCACATGGTCCGATCCGGTCCTGAGAATCGCCGATGATCCGGTGCTGGATGTGATGGCGATCGACAATCTGCCGTCGCTGTTGCCGCTGGAAAGCTCCCAGGATTTCGCGGACGAGCTTCTGCCGCACCTTTTGGGCCTGGATGACATGGCCTCCGGCGTCTGGGGCCGCGCCAACGAAACCTTCAGAGCGGCCCTGGCCGAGCTTTGAGCCGGGGTCAGAGCAGGTCGTCTTCCTGATCTGCCACGTCAAGACCCAGGGCCTCCGCGCCCGCTTCCAGGTGGTCGGCAAAATGAGGGCTGCCGAACAGGTAGTCCGCGGTCGGCACTGACGCCTCCGCCATCGCCGTCGCGCGGGCCTCCGCGAAATCCTCCGCCTCGAAGCTGCCGCGCCCGATCCAGAAGATCGCGACCAGATCGGCCTGCTCCTCCGGTCCCAATCCTTCCAGAAAGCCGCGCAACTCGCCCTCGGCCCGTTCCATCTCGTGACCCATCAGGATCACCTGCGCCACCGATCTTGCCGTGATGTCCATATCCTGTCCTCCGCTTGCGTATGGGACAGGTCATCATACCACGAGACGCGGTGCCTTGACCGGGATCAAGTCAGCGACGGAAGAACAGCCATTCGTAGATCGACGTGGGAAGGAACCGCGACAAGCGGAAGACGAGGCCGAAGCCGAACGGAAACGCCTTGTGGAAACTGTCGTCATTCATGTGCTCGAACACTTCCTGCGCGGCGGCGTCGGGCTCCATGATGAAGGGCATGTCGAAATCGTTCTGCTCGGTCAGGCGGGTCTTGATGAAGCCGGGATTGGCGATCTGCACCTCCACGCCCGTGGCTTTCAGATCGCCGTGCATGGACTCGGCCAATGCCATCAGGCCGGCCTTCGACGCGGAATACCCGATGGCACCGGGCAGGCCGCGATAGGCCGACAGCGACCCGATCAGCACGATATGGCCCTTGTCGGCCTCCACCATCTTGCCGATTACCTGCCCGACGACGCGCGCGGCACCGGTCAGGTTGATATCGAACATCTGCTCCACCTTGTCGGCGTCCCAATCCTGCGCCTTCATCGGCGAGTAGACCCCGGCAAGGAAGACCATGCCGTCCACGGCCCCGATCTCCGCCGCTGCATCCTCCACCGAGTTGCGGTCGGAGATGTCGACGGGAACGATGCTCGACGCGCCGGGAAGCTCAGCGGCCAATTCCTCCAGCCGGTCGGTGGAGCGTGCCGACAGCACCAGCTCCACGCCCGACCGGCTCATGATGTGGGCGAGGCTGCGGCCAAGGCCCTCGGACGCGCCCACCAGCCAATACTTTTTCCCGCTCCAGTCCCGCATCATCGTTCCTTTCCAATTGGTCGCGGCAGCTCCGTCACTGCCAAAAGGGCCATTGCCAGAAGTTTTAGGGCGCAAGGCAGGCCCGCATAGAGGTAAATCAGCACATCCACCGACATGGGCGTCGGTCCGCCATCATTATTGAACCCCGCCGCATCCAGCGCCGGCAGCAGTGCGATCGCCGCAAGCGCCAACGTGGCCTTGGACACGAAGGCCCACAACCCGAAACCGGAACTCGCATCGGGCGCGATTTGTTCCATCCGTGCCGCAAACGCCGCCGGAAGCAGCGCGAAATCCGCCCCCAGCGCGAAGCCCGTCACGATGCACACGGCGGCGAAGGCCCACAGATCGCCGGGGCCAAGCGCCAGCACGGTGACGAAGCCCGCAACGGCCAGCGTCATCGCCGCAAACAGCATCGGGCGGCTGCCGAAGCGCCGCGCCAGCCGCGTCCAGACGGGGGCCGAAGCTGCGGCCATCAGGAAGAACCCGATCAGGTACGCCCCTTCCCATCCCGGCGCCTGCAACGCGGTTTCGACATAGAACAGGAAGAGGGTGGAGGTGACGGCGACGGGCGCCGCATTCAGAAGCGCGATCAGAAGCAGGCGGCGCGCCAACGGATCGGCCAGGACCGGGCCGAACCCCGCGCCCGCCTCCACCCGGCCCCCGCCCCATTCCGCGCGCATCAGCCACAGCGCCGCCCCGACCAGCACCGCGAACCCCAAGGCGAAGGATGCGAACGGCGCGCCGGTGAAGCCCAGGGCGAAGGGCGCGATGGAAGCCACGCACACCCCGAGAAGCGCGCCCGTCTCCCGCCAGGCGGCGAGGCTCAGATGCCCCCCCGCGCCCAGACGCTGTGCCGCGCCCACACCTTCGGCATACATGCAGATCGTCAGGAACGAGAAGGCGGAGAAGAGGCCGATCATCATCACCGTGAACCAGATCAGCGGGGGCATCGGCGGGGTAACGGCGAACAGGCCCACCATCGAAAGCGCCATGATCGTACCCGCCAAAGCCACCGCCATCCCCCGTGCGGCCCGGGTGCGGCTGGCGACCCATCCCAGCACCGGGTCCTGCACGAAATCGAACAGCCGCAGCACGAAAAGGACACCGGCCAGCGCCGTCAGGCCGACGCCATAGCTGTCGACGTAGAATTTCGGCGCGTGGATGTAGATCGGCAGCCCCGCGCAGGCGAGCGTGGCGGCGAAAACGGCATAGGCGGGACGGGACGGCAGCATCGCGGATGTCACCGCGAGATCTCCTCCGTCGGCGGTTCGGGCCGGACGCGGTAACGCGCGCCCTTCCACCAGAGCTTCAGCGCCTGCCAATGGATCAGGCTCAACACCCGCCGCGATCCGAAGGGACGGCGCAGGGCCGCGCGCAGGATGGAGCCCGTCGTGAGCTCCGCACGCGGGCCGGTCAGGGTCGCATAGACGCCCTCATTGCCGGTGGAAAAGTCGATCCAGATGCCCACGCGGTCCGGACGGATGTCGAAGCGGAACGCATACCCCCCCTCGATCGGCTGGAAGGGGGAGACGTGGAAGATTTTCTGCGCCGTCAACGTATCTTCGCGCTTGATCGGGCGGTGGTCGTGGTGGGCGCAGAGGTAGGAATGCCGGTCCCCGAACGTGTTGGACACTTCCGAAATCACGGCCCGCAGCCGCCCCTGCCTGTCATGGGCCAGCCAGAAGGAGACCGGGTTGAAGACATGGCCCAGGACCCGCGGCTGCGCCAGAAGCATCAGCTTGCCGTCGGTCACATCGCCCAGTCCGTGGGCCGCCAGCGCCGCCCTGGCCCAAGGCGCGCCCTGACCCTGTTTCGGGGGGCCGCCATGGTCCCGATCCCAGAGCGAGAAGAAGCCCGCGCGGTTGCGTCCGAACCCGAACGGGCCGCGCGCGCCGCCCTCCGCATCGAGCATCACGTAGTCGATGCCATAGCGAAACGCATTCTCCACCGGTCCGCGCCTGGTGTGGAGCGTTTGTCCCGCGATATGGTCGATCCCCTCGCTCATGCGGCCAGCACGCTCCGATCCTTTTCCTTCAGGCCCTGCACGACATCCATCGCGCTTGCATAGCCGTCCTCGTGAAACCCGTTCTTCATCCACGCGCCGCAGAACCATGTGGCGTTGTCGCCGTTCAGGCCCCGGATCGTGGATTGCGCGGCCAGTGCGGCAAGGTCGTAGACCGGGTGACTGAACTCCGCCACGTCGTAGACCAGCTTGTCGTCAATCGGCGCGCGGCTGTTGAGCGTCACGAAAAGCGGGTCGCTTTCCGGGATCGGTTGCAGGCAATTCATCCAGTAAGTCAGGTCGATCGGCCCGCCTTCATGGCCCTTCCGCTCGGTGTAATTCCAGCTTGACCACGTCGCGCGGCGCCGGGGCATCGCGCGGGCATCAGCGTGAAGGATTGCGCTGTTGGGCTGGTACCGCACGGCAGACAGGGCGGCCTGTTCCGCGGGCGTCGGATCGGCCAGAAGCGACAGGGTTACATCGGAATGGGTGGCGAAGATCACCTCGTCGAAATGCTCCCAATGGCCCTCTTGTTGGACCTCGACCCCGATGGGGGTGCGCCGCACCGCTTGCGCACCGCGACCCATGCGGATGTCCACGCCCCGTGTGCGCATCGCCCGCTCCAGTCGGGTGACATATTCGATGGACCCGCCCTGCACCGTGTACCATTGGTGCTGACCGGTCGATTGCATCAGATTGTGGTTTCGGAAGAACCGGACCAGCGCCTGGGCGGGGAAATCCATGATCTCCTCTTTCGGGGTGGACCAGATCGCGCCGGAAATCGGCGTCAGGTAGTAGTCGCGGAACCACGGACCCATCTGCATCTGGTCCATCAACGCACCCAGCGTGATGGTGCTGTCGGTCGCCAAGGCCTCCGCCTCCGCGTTGAAGCGCAGAAGGTCGCGGATCATCCGCAGGTAACCGGGGCGCGCTATGTTGCGCGGCTGCGCGAACAACGCGCGCAGATTGCGCAGCCCGTACTCGATCCGCCCCCCGTCGATGGAGGCGGCGAAGGACATGTCGGATTTGGCCGTGGGCACGTCCAGTTCCTTGAACAGGCGCACGAGGTTGGGATAATTGACGTGGTTGAACACGATGAACCCGGTATCGACCGGCTGATCCCCGTTCTTGCCCGCAACGATCGTCCTTGCATGGCCGCCCAATCGCCCCTCCGCCTCGATCAGGGTGACGTGGTGGTCCGGGGACAGGTGATAGGCCGCGGCCATGCCGGATATCCCTGCGCCGATGATCGCGATCTTCTTCGGCGCGGTTTGCATTGTCTCGAACGGCATATCTTCCCCTTGGTCGCCTGCATCAGTGCTTGAAAGGGATACGTGGTGCAACCGCGCGCAGATCAAAGAATTACTTTGCTTAATCCCTGTAAATGAAAGCTTTTCACCGGATAGATTAATGTGATCCAACCTAGGAACTGATCCGTATACCTTGTATGCTGATCGCGAACGACCACGCTGAAGCAACCTATGGTGTACCGATCGGGGCCCTTGGCGGGCCTCGGGACGTTCACCGTGACATGCGTGGGAAGACCGTGACGGCACACGACAACACAGAGGCGCAGTGGATCGCAAGAATAGCGGCCGTTGCGCAGGACCAAGACAGGAAAGCCTTTGCCGAAATCTTTCGGCATTTCGCCCCTCGGGTGAAGGCGTTCCTGATGAAGTCCGGGGCCGATGAAAGCCTCGCTGAAGAATGTATGCAGGACGTCATGGCCACCCTTTGGCACAAAGCGCATATGTATGATCCGTCCCGGGCCTCTGCGGCCACGTGGATCTTTACCATTGCGCGGAATCGCAAGATCGACCTCTTGCGCCGCTACGCCAGGCCCGACCCCGAGGAGCTTCCCTGGGGTCCGGAAGCCGCGCCCGACCAGGCGGATGTCATTGCATTGCAACAGGATTCGACCCGGCTCGTCCAGGCTATCGCCAAGCTGCCGGAAAAACAGCGCATGCTGATTCAACGCGCCTATTTCGGCGATCTCACCCATGCGGAGATCGCGGCGGAGACTGGTCTGCCCCTTGGCACGATCAAATCCCGGATTAGGTTGGCGCTGGACCGGCTGCGCCACTCCATGAGCTGACAGACAAAACGACCAGACCGAAAAAATGACCGATATCAAACACCACGTCCCCGATGACCTTTTGATGGGTTACGCGACAGGCGCGCTTCCCCAAGCGTTCGACCTCGTCGTAGCCACCCATGTCTCCCTGAACGACGATGCGCGCGCCCGGCTTGAAAGCTTCGAGGCGATCGGCGGCGCCGTCTTGGAGGAGCTTGAGCAAGCCGAGATCGCCGAGGACAGCCTTGAACGCACCATGGCGCTGATCGGCGGCAAGCCCCCCACCCCGCGCAATCCGCCCAAGCCCGGCACCTTCCCGGCCCCGCTCCAGAACGCCGTCGGCGGCGATGAGGAGGCCGTGCGCTGGCGCTATATCGGGCGCGGTGTGCGGCAATGCGTTGTCCATTCCGACGAGCACGGGACCGCGCGCCTTCTGCGTATCCCCGCCGGCGGCTCCATGCCCGCCCACAGCCACAACGGGACGGAGATGACGCTGGTTCTCAAAGGTGCGTTCCGGGACGAGGACGGCATCTTCGCCCGCGGCGATCTGGAAGTGGCCGACGACCAGGTCAACCACACGCCCGTCGCCGAACCGGGGGAAGATTGCATCTGCCTGATCGCGACCGATGCGCGCCTGAAATTCCAGGGCCTTCTGCCCCGTATTGCGCAACCCTTCATCGGTATCTGATTGCGCCCACCGCGCCCCCTGCCCCGAACGCCGCGCCAATCGCGCGGCGTTTCGCGTACCGGGACCGTCGCCCCATGAGCCGCTTCGGCCCGGGCCGGGGCGAACACAAGCTGCGTCTGGCCATCAGCCTGGCCGGTCTCACGCTGCTGACCCTGGCCTATGCGCGCAACGGAATAGGTGGTATCGCGTCGCTTGAGATTGCGATCATCGGCGCGGCCTTTTTCGGAGGCTCCGCCCTTTGGTCCGCATGGCAACTCTGGAAGGACCGCCCCGAATGACCACCGGAGCCACAATCCGCTTCATCCTCGAAGTGCTCGTCTTCATCGCCTGGGCGTTTATGGCCTATTCCGTCTGGTCGAAATTGCGCCGCCGGGACGCGGATCAGGCCCACGGCTTTTCGGCACAACTGCGCCATTGGTGGTCGAACGACGCGGACCGGCAGGAGCGGAACACGCTGGTCTGGCTGACTCTCGTCCTGCTCGCCATGCTGGCCATCAACATCGCGCTCTGACCCCGCGATGCCGGACAATTTCGTCTACAACCCGCCACAGACCCAACTCGACATCCTTCACGAAGACCACGAACTGATCCTCGTGAACAAGCCCGCGGGCCTTCTGTCGGTGCCCGGCAAGGGAGATCACCTGGCCGATTGCCTGATCGCGCGCCTGCAGGAGGCATTCCCCGAGGCGCTTCTGGTCCATCGCCTCGACATGGACACATCCGGCGTCATGGTCTTTGCCCGCACGCCCCATGCCCAACGCCATCTCGGGCTGCAATTCGAGAAGCGCCAAACGAAGAAAGCCTACGTTGCGCGCGTCTGGGGAGAGGTCTCGGAGAAAGAGGGGCATATCGACCTGCCGCTCATCGTCGACTGGCCGAACCGCCCCCTGCAACACGTGAACTTAGAGACGGGCAAACCGGCGGAAACCGATTGGCGGCGGATGCGCATCG belongs to Hasllibacter sp. MH4015 and includes:
- a CDS encoding RluA family pseudouridine synthase, with amino-acid sequence MPDNFVYNPPQTQLDILHEDHELILVNKPAGLLSVPGKGDHLADCLIARLQEAFPEALLVHRLDMDTSGVMVFARTPHAQRHLGLQFEKRQTKKAYVARVWGEVSEKEGHIDLPLIVDWPNRPLQHVNLETGKPAETDWRRMRIEEGTTRMRLFPKTGRSHQLRVHMREIGHPILGDPFYATGAARDFPRLMLHAESLKLRHPDGGIGMTFRAPVPF